Genomic DNA from alpha proteobacterium U9-1i:
GTGGAGCGCTGGCGCGTCACGCCGCTTGAGGCGTGGAAAGACGATGTGCGCGCGCTCTGGCCGCAGACTGCGCCTTTGCTGGAACAAATCAGGGCGCGCGAGCAATTGGTGTTTGCATCCTACGCGCACCGTACGCTCGCTTCGCCCATCGGCCACCGCTTCGCGCATGTCGGCGACAGTTGGCATTGCGCGAGCCCCCAACTCGGGCAGGGCGCCAACATGGCGCTGCTCGATGCGCTCGCACTCGCCCGCGCCTTGGCGTCGCAAGACGATCTCGACATTGCGCTCGGCGAATATCAGCGGCTGCGGCTCTGGCACATTCGACTGTATCAGCTCGCCTCTTTCCTGTTCACGCCGGCCTATCAATCCGACAGCACAGCGATTGCCTGGTTGCGCGACGCAATCGTCTCGCCGCTCTCCCGTGTGCCGCCGGGGCCGAAAGTGTTGGCGGCGTTGGTGGCGGGGCAAGTTGGCGCACCGTTGCGGGCGATGGGATTACGCAAACCTTCGTGAGGCGCGTAATCGCTCTAGATACGAAACGATCGCAATCACAAAGCTGCGGCGCCGAAGCAACGCAGAGGAACTCCGCACCGCCGCTGCGTTGACGTCTCCGCCGAAGCACTACATTTCGGCCCATGGCCCAGACCACAGCGCAGAGCGCCTCCGATCACGACCACGTCCTGATCATCGATTTCGGCAGTCAGGTGACGCAGCTGATTGCGCGGCGGGTGCGCGAGAGCGGGGTCTATTGCGAAATCCATCCCTACAACAAAGCTGGGGAGGTGCTCGCGGCGGGGTTCAATCCAAAGGCCGTGATCCTCTCGGGCGGTCCGGCGAGCGTCATTGAGGGCGAGAGCCCGCGCGCGCCGGATGAAGTGTTCAAGCTCGGCGTGCCGGTGCTGGCGATTTGCTACGGGCAGCAAACCATGGCCGTGCAGCTGGGCGGCGTTGTCGAAGGCGGGCACGCGCGTGAGTTCGGCCGGGCGGACGTTGAGATATTGCGCGATAGCGCATTGTTCGAAGGCTTCTGGGAAGTCGGCGGCCGCTATCCGGTGTGGATGAGCCACGGCGACCGGGTGACGAAGCTGCCGCAAGGCTTTGTCGTGGCGGCGACGAGCGAAAACGCGCCCTTCGCGATCGCGGTCGATGAGCAATACCGCTTCTACAGCGTGATGTTTCATCCCGAAGTCGTGCACACGCCAGATGGCGCCAAGCTACTGCGCAACTTCACCCACAAAATCGCCGGTTGCCGCGGCGATTGGACCATGGCGGCGTTCAAGGACGAAGCAATCGCCCGCATCCGTGCGCAAGTCGGCGATGGCACGGTGATTTGCGGCCTGTCGGGCGGCGTTGATTCAAGCGTGGCGGCGGTTTTGATCCACGAGGCGATCGGCGACAATCTGCATTGCGTGTTCGTGGATCACGGCCTGATGCGTGCGGGCGAGGCCGAGCAGGTCGTGTCGCTGTTTCGCGACCATTACAACATCCCGCTAATCCACGCCGACGAAAGCGAACGTTTCCTGGGCGCGCTCGAAGGCGTCGACGATCCGGAAGTGAAGCGCAAGACCATCGGCAAATTGTTCATCGACGTGTTCGAGGAGAAGGCCAAAGCCATCGGCGGCGCGGCGTTCCTGGCGCAAGGCACGCTCTATCCTGACGTGATCGAAAGCGTGAGCGCCATCGGCGGCCCGTCGGTGACGATCAAATCGCACCACAATGTCGGCGGATTGCCTGAGCGCATGAACATGAAGCTGGTCGAGCCGCTGCGCGAATTGTTCAAGGATGAAGTGCGCGCGCTCGGGCGTGAGCTTGGCCTGCCGGAAAGCTTTATTGGCCGCCATCCGTTTCCGGGGCCGGGGCTGGCGATCCGCGTGCCCGGCATGATCACGCGCGAGAAACTCGACATCTTGCGCCAAGCCGACCTGATCTATCTCGATGAAATTCGCAAGGCCGGGCTCTACGATCAGATCTGGCAAGCCTTCGCGGTGCTGTTGCCAGTGAAAACCGTGGGCGTCATGGGCGATGGGCGCACGTATGAATTTGTCTGCGCGCTCCGCGCCGTCACCAGTTCAGACGGCATGACGGCGGACTTCTTTCCGTACTCGATGGATTTCCTCGGCCGCACCGCGACGCGCATCATCAACGAAGTTCGCGGCGTAAACCGCGTCGTCTACGACGTCACGTCAAAGCCGCCCGGCACGATCGAGTGGGAATGATTCAGTAGGGTCCGGCGTCCTTCGCCGACATTCGCTGAATAGCCATAAAACGACATAAAATCAAAAGAGTAATCTTCGAAGCCGATCGCCAAGGATCGGCTCTAAGCGGAAATACGTGACGGTGTTTTTGACGGTATCGCTTCGAGCGGGCACGCAGAGATTTGCCCATACCGTCAGGCGCGGAAATCCAAGCGTACCCGTGTGGTTTGCGCTACACGACTGAAATACATCGGAAAAACGTATAGCTTGACGGTGTTTTGGCTGACGGTAAAAATGGACGGCAGAACCTGAGAAACTGCGCCAGAAGAGGCCGCCTGTGCTGACCGACCTTGCTCTCAAGAAGATGAAACCAAAGGAAAAAATCTATAAGGTCGGAGACCGTGACGGTATGTACGCGCTGGTCGCCACTTCGGGGCTCATCACGTTCCGATACGACTATCGTTTCAACGGCCGGCGCGAGACGTTGACCATTGGCAAATACGCGCCCGACGCCGGCGGGCTGTCGCTGTCGGAGGCAAGAGGCAAGTGCGCGGAGGCGCGCCAGCTTCTGAGTGAAGGCCAGTCGCCGGCCATCAAGAAGCAGAAGGAAAAACGCAAGCTGGTCGAGGCCGACAGGTTCGGCCAGGTCGGTCTGCGCTATTTCAAGGAAGCGCGCATGGCAGAGAGCACGCGCGCCATGCGCCGGGCGATCTATGACCGCGACATCCATCCCGAATGGAAGAACCGCCTGCTGGCGGAGATCGGACCGGAGGATCTGCGCGTGCTCTGCGCACGGGTGAAAGATCGCGGCGCGCCAGCCACCGCCATCCATGTGCGCGACATCGTCAAACAGATCTATGGCTTCGCCATCCTGCACGGCGAGAAGGTCTCCAATCCCGCCGACGAGGTGGGGCCGGCCTCGATCGCACAGTTCGAGGTGCGCGACCGGGCGCTGTCGCCGGGCGAAATCCGGATAATGCTGTCCTTGCTTGAGCGTATCGCGACCTTGCCGACGATCCGCCTCGGGCTGAAGCTGATCTTGCTCACCATGGTCCGCAAGGGCGAGCTTCAAGACGCTGTCTGGGACGAGGTCGAATTCGAGAATGCGGTCTGGTCGATCACCAAGGAGCGAATGAAGCGCAAGAAGCCGCACAATGTATATCTGTCGCGGCAGTCGCTCGACATCATGGTCGCGCTCAAGACCTGCGCTGGCAATTCACGCTATCTCTTGCCCTCGCGCTACGAGGCCAGTGAGCCGATGTCGCGGGCGACGTTCAATCGCGTTACCACCGCGATCGCCGAACTCGCCAAAAAGGAAAATCTTCCGCTGGCGCCGTTCACGGTTCACGATCTGCGGCGGACCGGCTCAACGCTTCTGAACGAGGCGGGCTTCAACAGTGACTGGATCGAGAAGTGCCTGGCGCACGAGGACAATCGCTCCTCGCGCGGCGTCTACAACAAGGCCGAATATGAGCCCCATCGCCGGCACATGCTGCAGGAATGGGCGAATATGGTCGACGCCTGGACGCGGGGCGAGAAGTACACGCCAACTCTGACCCCGCCGACATCGACCCTCGCAATCCACGATCCTAACTTCTGACTGGCCTCGTGCGCCGGCGCCCGACATCGGGCGCGGGCGCGCGCTTGATGCGCCCTTCCTCGGAGGCTTGCATGCGCGCAGCCAGCCAATCCTGCACCTCCTGAAAGTCCCACGCGACGCAGCGCGACGTCAGAAAGAAGCGGCGCGGGAATTCGTTGCGTTGCTCCATCTCCCAAATCGTCGTGTCGCCGAGCGGCACGATCTTGCGCAATTGCGGGCGCGTGATCGCTTGCCGGAGCGGTGAAGGCTGCTTGCGAACTTGCGCGGTCATTTCTGCAACGTCTGACATGGTGTTCTCCATGGCTCGGCCAATATCGGCCTTGGCCGCCATCTTTCGCGTCGTGATTCGCCCGGAGATGGCGGGAAATGCCGGGAAATGACGGGAAACGGTTCGGAAGCGTCGTCTAGTGACGCGCGTGGTCGCGTCGGCACTGACGGAGCCATTCGTCGCGCCCGTGTGCATTCCACTCAAGCCAGGAGGCAAAGGCGTTTGCCTGCCCAATCAGGATGGCGAACAGGAACGCAATCATGGCTTCGCCCCACTCGCCGACCCATAGGCGCGTCACGGCGTAGAGCAGAAGGAGCGGCCCGCCCCAGCGGAGCAGTACGCAGAAAGCAATGAGCGCCGCGGCCACGACGAGGACGTGCTGCGGGATCAGTGAGAAGATAGGGAGCGGAGATGAGTCAAAGAGGTTGGAGTGCATGGCGCCGTTTCCTGAAAGGGGAATGAGGCGCTGCGTTCAACCGGGTGGGTTCCCGGTACTTTCTCTGGTCGTCCGTCGCGCACCATGTCAGTGCGCACTGCCGGACGCCGATCCTCGGTGACCCGATGCGAACACAAGTGCGCCTGCCGTGCAAGCGTGATGTCGCCCTTAGCGATCCAGGCCAGGCGGCAGCTTCAGCGCCTTCGACATTTGCCGCGCTGGATCGGTGAGGCTGCGGGTGAGGTCTTGCGTGCGCGAGCGCACCAGCGCCTTGCGGATGTCGAGGTGGAGTTCCATCGCCTTGAGGCGGTCGCGCCATTCCGGCTCGAACTGGAAGATGTTGCGTCCAACTTCGGTAGCGAGGCCAAGGCGCTTGAGTTCTTGCGCCCGCGCTTTCAGCGCATCGGTCACTTCCGGCGACCGATCCGGCGCCTGTAGGTGGGCGAGGCGAATGCGGCCATGCGCATCGAGTTGGCCCTCGATCATGCGGTCGAGCCGACTTGGGCGATGCGCGCGCGCTTCCCGCGCCAGCGCGAGACGGGCGTCGTCCCTGCCGCGCGGACCAAGGCGTTCTGTGGCGATGTCCTGCGCCGCTGATCGGAAGCCATGGCTTACATACTCGCGGGGGATGACGAGATCGCGCCCGTCCTCGTGGCGACCGCGCAGGATAATGTGCGTATGCGGGTTGTCGGTGTCCCAATGATCGACCGCGATCCAGGTCAGCCGCGTTCCGAGTGCGATCTCCGCCCGCCGCATCACCTCGCGGGTGTAGCTCTTGAGATCGCCAAGCCGGCCGCCGTTCTCTGCTGACAGGATGAGCCGGAAGTGGCGCCGGTCCTCCCGAGCCCAGGCCGCCGCACGTGCGCCGCCATCCACGCTGTCGTCCAGCGCATCGTAGAAGACGGAGCGTTCGGCGCTGCGCTGCAGGTAGCGCGCATGGGCGTTCGCCGGCGCATCAGCTTCGCGCCCGCCACTGACGGGCGCGTCCTCGCCGGGCAATGCCGGCGATGGCGCCTTGGCGGCCGCGTCCCGCGCCACATAGCGGGCGTGCGCGCCGAGGGCCGCGCCGCCGCCGCCAGCGTGGCCGAAATAGTGGATCTTCACGATCGCGCGTTGCCGCGGGTCGAACTTGAATTTGCCGGCTTTGCCCAACCCTTTCGCGGTTTTGCGCGACGAGCCGATGCGCTTTTGCAGTTGAGAAGACAGCGCCGGCGTAGCGCTTCCGCGACCGCGTCCTTCGTGGCGGCCGGTGAGACTTTCCGCATCGATGGGACGCGCAATGCGCAAGCGTGAGCCGGGAGAGAACGTCTCGCCGCGCATCGCGTCGCGCAGCAATTTACTGAATCGAAAGGCCGGCGCGGTGATCGTTGTGGGGGTCATCGGTGCGATGCTCGCCAGCGCTGTGCGCGCACCGTGCGCCGCACTGTGCGATTGTGCTCCGCACGGTGCGTTTGCGCCAACGCATTCAACTGCTTGGCGTGCAGAACGACTCTCTCTTTATCTAGCCTTCCACCGTGTTTTGTCGCCTCCACGTTGGTTGCTAGAAAAGTTTGCGCCAAACGCCTTCGATATTCGCGGCGGATACCGGCCCAAAGTAGCGGCTGTCAAAACTGTCTGGCGTATCGCCCATCAAGAACAGCTCATCTGCAGAGAGCTGCCTGCATCCGCTCCAATACGGTAGTGCGCGTCCTTGGCTGTCATGCACCGCACGGTGCGCCACGGTGCGGTCATTGATGCGAATGGTCTCTCCGTCGGCGCAGACGCTATCGCCATCATTCGCGGCGATACGTTTGATGAAGCGATCGCCTGCGTCGGTGAAGTTGCGCGCTGCGGCGTAGTCTGGCGCTGCATCCTGCGCACGCACCGTGACCAAGGCGCCGATCGTGATCTCGCCAGAGCTGCGCGCGTACCACCCGACCGGCACGGAAGGTGTGTGATTGTAGAGGAGCCAGTCGCGGCCATTCTCAGACGCAACCGCCATGAGGGCGATTGCCGCCGCACCGATCGCAAGCGAGGTTCGGGTCCGTGTCTGCACACGCTCAGCAAGGGGGCGGTTCTGTCACGCGCAAGCGGATGCTCCTTCGAGGCTCACCCGTGAACCGAGGCGCGTCTTCTTAAGGGGCGGGAGGGCGGGTGTTGCGATAGGGATCGAAGCCCGAAGGGCCGAGACCCAAATGGGGCTCGGTTCACAAGAGCCCGGCCCGGCGGCGGAGCCGCCGGGATCGCCCAAACCACACAACAGGCGGAACGGCTGACGCGGCAACGCTGGAACTTCAAGTGCGAACGTATCCGACGGCGCGCGGCGGCGGGGTGGGCGGGTGGGAGCATCGCTTGGCCTCATGCAGAAGCCTCGGGGCTTACTCACAGGGCCAATCAGATGGCTTCGGCGCCGAAAGGGTGGAGGGGGTTGAGGCGGGCCGTTACACAGGGTTGTAGCTGGCGACAGATTCGGCGGGGGCGCTATTTGACCACTTTGCGGGACTTGCTCATTTCGTACCGGGAACGGGCAAGTTCCGAGCGCGAGAAGGGCGACTATTTCGAGCGGCTGGTCCGTATCTGGCTGCAGCATGCGCCAACCCAGCAGGGCCAGTTTCTGCGGGTTCTGTCCTACGCCGACTGGGCGGCCGAGAACCGCATCTCACAGCAGGACACCGGAATTGATCTCGTCGCGCAGCTCGCCGACAGCCCCGACGATTGGTGCGCCGTTCAGTGCAAGTTCTATGCTGGCGGCTATCGCATCCAGAAAGCCGACATCGACAGCTTCTTTACAGCGTCCGGGAAGCGCCCGTTCACGCGCCGCCTCATCGTCGACAGCACCGGGGCGCCGTGGAGCGAGCACGCCGCGGAAGCGCTAGTCGGCCAGACCATTCCTTGTAACCGCATCGGCCTTGCCGATTTCGAAGAGAGCGGCATCGATTGGGACGCTTTCGCCAAGAGTGGGGAAGTTCACGTCACCAAGAAGGCGCCGAAGCCGCACCAGCTTGATGCGCTGCGCGAGGTGCAAAAGGGGTTGAGTGACGCCGATCGCGGCAAGCTCATCATGGCGTGCGGCACGGGTAAGACCTACACCGCGCTCCAGATCGCACAGGCCATGGCGGGCCGTGGCGGGCGCGTGCTTTTCCTCGTGCCGTCTCTTTCGCTGATGTCGCAATCGATCCGCGAATGGTCGGTCGATACGGCGATCAACCTGCGCTCGTTTGCGGTGTGCTCCGACGTGCAGGTCGGCGTGCGGAGAGCGAAACAGGACGATCTGGCCGACATCAGCGCTACCGATCTCGAAATCCCCGCGACCACGCTCGCCAATGTGCTCGCTGCGAAAGCCAGCAAGCCCGATCCCGAGCGAATGACGGTCGTGTTCTCGACCTATCACTCGATCCAAGCGGTGGCTGACGCGCAAGCAAAGTTCGGGCTGCCCGCGTTCGATCTCATTATCTGCGACGAGGCGCATCGCACGACTGGCGCCACGCTCGCGGGTGAGGAAGAAAGCAATTTCGTCAAGGTTCACGACGCCGACTTCATCAAGGGCAAGAAGCGCCTCTACATGACGGCGACGCCGCGCATCTTTGGTGAGGCGGTGCAGCAGGTCGCGGATGAGAAAGGCGCGATGCTCGCGTCCATGGACGACGAGAGCCTCTACGGCCAGGAACTCTTTACCCGCAATTTCTCCTGGGCGGTCCAGAACGGCTTGCTGACCGATTATAAGGTCATCGTGCTGGCGGTGGATGAAGCCTCGCCAGACGTGCAGCGGCTCCTGCGCGATGGCGGCAATGAGCTGAAGCTCGATGACGCGACCCGGATTGTCGGTTGTTACAAGGCGCTGACGAAGACCGACTTGAAGCCTGATACAGACGCTGATCCCGCGCCCATGAAACGCGCGTTGGCGTTCTGCAAGACGATTAAGGCTTCGCAGCTCTTCGAGGAGCAATTCGCGCGGGTTTCGGAAGAGTGGCGCGATGGGCTGGAGTCAGATCGCGCAGCGGCGCTGCCGCCGCTTACGCCGCAAGTACGCCACGTCGATGGCAGCTTCAGCGCCAATATGCGCAATGAGCGTCTGGCCTGGCTGAAGGATGAGGCCGGCGCCGAGCATTGCCGCATTCTGACCAATGCGCGCTGCCTTTCGGAGGGCGTGGACGTTCCCGCGCTCGACGCCATCCTCTTCCTGCATCCGCGCAAGTCGCAGATCGATGTGGTGCAGTCGGTGGGCCGCGTCATGCGCCGCGCCGAAGGCAAGAAGATGGGCTATGTCATCCTGCCCATCGGCGTCCCCGCCGGCATGGCGCCCGAACAAGCGCTTAACGACAATGAGCGCTACAAGGTCGTGTGGCAGATCCTGAACGCGCTGCGCGCGCATGACGATCGCCTCGACGCAACCATCAACAAGATCGATCTCGGCGTCGATCCCGGCGACCGGATCGAGATCATCGCCGTCTCCAATGATTTTCCCGTCCGCGCCAAGGCGGCCAAAGCCAATCTCGATATTGGCGGCGGCGTCGCGGTTGATGGCGACGATTTTGCGACCTCGACGCCGCGTGTTCCGAATGGGCCGGCGCAACTTGCCTTCGACTTCCCGGAATACGCCAAGGCGATCATGGCGAAGATCGTCAAGAAGTGCGGCACCCGGACCTATTGGGAGAATTGGGCGGGCGATGTTGCACGCATCGCTGAAATCCACATCACGCGCATCAAGGCGGCGGTGGAGCGGGCTGGTTCGGAAGAGAAGGCGGCGTTCGACACATTCCTGGAAGAGATTAGGGATGATCTGAACGACTCCATCACGACGGACGAAGCCATTGAGATGCTGGCGCAGCATCTCATCACCAAGCCAGTTTTCGACGCGCTGTTTGAGGGCTACGCGTTCGCCGCGAACAATCCGGTCAGCCGCGCGCTTGATCAAGTTCTCTCGGTGCTGGAGCGCCAGAACCTCGATAAGGAAACCGAGAGCCTCGAAAAATTCTACAACAGCGTCCGTATCCGCGCGGCGGGGATCGCCAGCGCTACGGCGAAGCAGAAGATCGTAGTCGAACTTTACGACACCTTCTTCAAGACCGCGTTCCCCAGGCTCGCCCAGCGCCTGGGCATTGTTTACACGCCGGTCGAAGTTGTCGATTTCATCATCAAGTCGGTGGACGAGGTGCTGCGCGAGGAGTTCGGGCAGAGCCTGTCATCCGAAGGCGTTCACATTATCGATCCGTTCGTCGGGACGGGCACGTTCATTACGCGGCTGCTGCAATTGGGCCTCATCCAACCCGAAGACCTGCCGCGCAAGTTTTCCTCGGAAATTCACGCCAACGAGATCGTGCTGCTCGCCTATTACATCGCCGCGATCAATATCGAGGCGACCTATCACGAAATGACCGGCGAGTATGCGCCATTCCCCGGCATCTGCCTTACCGACACCTTCCAGCTCTATGAGAAGGAAGACCTCATCTCTGGTATGATGGCGGACAATTCCAGCCGTCGAAAGCGGCAGAAGACTCTTCCGATCAAGGTCATCCTTGGCAATCCTCCCTATTCGATTGGGCAGACGAGTGAGGACGACAACGCGGCCAACGTCAGTTATCCGCACTTGGACGAACGCATCGCTTCCACGTATGCCAGTGCTTCGTCGGCAAAGCTCACTCGCGGTCTATATGATAGCTATGTCCGCGCGATCCGGTGGGGCTCTGACCGTATTCAGGAGACTGGCGGAGTGCTTGCGTTCGTAACGAACGCTGGTTGGATCGACGCCAATTCCGCCGATGGCATGCGCAAATGCGTCGCCGATGAGTTTACCAGGGTGGATGTTTTCCACCTTCGTGGAAATCAGCGCACTCAAGGGGAACAGTCGAGGCGTGAGGGTGGGAAGATATTCGGACAGGGGAGTCGCGCGCCCGTGGCGGTTACTCTGCTTACCAAGAATGGCAAATCCTCAGGGCCAGCGCGGATTCGACTGCACGATATTGGTGACAATCTGAGTCGCGAGGAGAAGCTTGATCGTGTCACAAAGTTTGGGAGCGTAGGTGGCATCACCAAGAAGGGTGCCTGGCTACCGATCGCGCCTGATGAGCATGGCGATTGGATCGGGCAGCGCGACAAGAGTTTCGATCTGCTATTTCCGGTCGGTGACAAGGACAAGAAGTCCGATGCGCCGCTCTTCGCAAATTTCTCTTTGGGGGTGGTAACCAATCGCGATGCTTGGTGCGTGAATGCCTCGCGGAGCGAGTTGCTGCGCAACGTGGGCGGACTCATCTCTACTTTTGAGCAAGAGCGTCATCGCTTTGCATCTCTTGGAAAGGCGTTCGCAAGTGCGGCGGCCCGTGATGACTTTGTTGATGACTTCGTGGTCGTCGATTCAAAGCGGATAAGCTGGACGCACAATCTTAAGGGTGACCTCGCCACGAACAAGCAGTTGACGCTCGCGCCCGAGAAGGCGTCTACCTGTATGTATCGCCCGTTCAACCGGGCTTGGCTCTACTACGACCGCCGTCTCAACGAGCGCGTCTATCAAATGCCACGCATCTTCCCGACAGGTGCGCATGAGAATTTGGTCATAGGGCTTACCGGCGGCACCAACCGAGGCGAGTTTACGACACTCATGACCTCGGCGCTTCCAAGCCTTCACATGGCTGACTCCAACGGTGCTCAGTATTTACCGCGATATGTCTATGTGGATGTCGAGGCCAGGGACGGGTTGTTTGCGGCTGACGGGGGAGGTCAAGAGCGCCGTGATGCCATCACCGATGCTGGGCTGAAGCATTTTGCGAGGGCGTACCCCAGCGAAACAATCACGAAGGACGATCTGTTCTATTTCGTCTATGGCATCCTGCACTCGCCTGAGTATCGCGCGCGCTACGCTGACAATCTGCGCCGTCAGCTTCCCCGCATGCCGATCTTGAAGCGCGCAGAGGACTTCTGGGCCTTCGTTGAAGCTGGTCGAAAACTTGGCGATCTCCACGTCAACTATGAAACGGTCGAGCCATACCCGGTAGCCATCGGTGAAGGCGATCTGCGCCTTGCCAATATCGACGATCCTGTCTCGTATTTCCGCGTCGAGAAGATGAAGTTCGCCGGCAAGCGCCCGAAGCTCGATAAGACCACGGTGATCTACAATCCGCGGATCACGATCACGAACATCCCGCTTGCGGCCTACGAATATGTCGTCAACGGCAAGCCGGCGCTCGAATGGGTGATGGAGCGCCAGTGCGTCTCCACCGATCCCGCCAGCGGTATCGTCAACGACGCCAACGCCTACGCCAACGAAACCGTAGGCGATCCGCGCTACCCGTTCGATCTCTTCTGCCGGATCATCACAGTCAGTCTGGAAACGATGAAGATCGTCAAAGCGCTGCCGGCACTGGATATTCGCGAGAATGCCGAAGCGACGCCAGCTTAGCCGCCGAAAACCTTACGAAGCCAATTCCAGAAACGGCGCCAGAAGCCGCGCTCGCGCTCTTGCGCGGCGTAGTGGTCGCGGCGGCGCTGCTCCTCCGCATTGCGCCCCGCGAGGACTTGGGCCTCGGACCATCCTTTGGCCCAATGAATCTGACCGTCACTGATCACATAGTGCGATCGGCAGGGCAGTTGCCAATTGCCGATAGAAGGGCGGAGGCTCGGGCGTCCATGGCGCTCTGTAAAGCTCCATTCGGCCGGACCAAGCGGGGTGACGACCTTTGCGCCGCATCCGCACGCGCACAGATGCGCTGCGACAGCGTATTCCAGTGAGACGTAGAGCACGCCCGGCGCGAGGTCGCGCGGAACGTAGGTAACATGCTGGAGCTTCAGTTCGTTCACTCGAAAGCCTCTGTGAACAGCTTCAGCCCGCCAAGTTCAAAGAGCATGTGATGCGCCCCGTTGTCATTGGCGTAGAAGCGGCGAATTTGTTTGTAGCGAATGACCGCCAGGGCCGCGTTTAAGGCGTTCAGTTCGGCGATTTGGATGTTCTGACGATAGACGTCGTTCGGATCATCCGACATTTCCGCCAGGCCCATTTGTTGGACCCTTCGACCATCTGCTGTCGAATAGTAGGTGGCGCGCATCATGCCAGTGAGGGCGTCCGCATTGCGGGTAAGGCCCATCCCGACATCGATGAATGGAATGCCTAGGCCCAGCAGAAGCTCGAATAACTCGGCGCGCGCCGAGCCTTTGTCCACGCACACGAACGCGAACGTCACGCCCTCGAAATCGCCGGCGCAGGAGCGATCAATGTATTTGCGGGTAAGGACGAGCCCTTCGCGAAAGTTCGCATAGCGCGATGCGTAGACGTCCGCCTTCCCCTGGCTCAGTTCGCCTTCGTCGAGCCTTCCCGGCGATCGATAGGCATTGTGGACATGATAGGCGTCGCCATCGAACCCGCGGATCTGTTTAACGGGCGTTTTGGCGAAGAAATCCAAGACGTAGGCGCCAGTTCCGCCGAGGCCGATGATGGCGATGACTTCGTCCTTAAAGCGCGCCGCCAGATCGCCAATCTCAGCCCGGCTGGTCAGCGTGTCATGAAACTTAAAGACCGAGTCCTTCACCGCTTCGTTGTCGACGCGGAAGGTTAGCGGATTGGCGCAGTGGAGCTCGATCGCAGGGCCGGAAATCATGCCGACGTAATGTTCAATCTTATCGAAGAAGTCGGCAAACCCGTTGCTGGGCTTGTTGGAGAATGTGCGCTGCACGACCACGTCTGCATGGGCGAGGGTAAGGCTCGTCGGGCCTCCGGCCAAATTAGGGATCGGCTGACCGTTCAGCCCGTAGGGCGGTGAGCCGGCGAAGAACACTTGATGGTCCTGCTGTTTGACGCGGACCTTGTCGATGAATTCGAGCTTCGTCACGAGGGCGCCGATCTGCAGCGTCTTCTGGCTGTCGAGATAGGGAATGTCGCGCACGACGAGATGCGCGCTGTCGAGCCGCAGCGCGTATCCCTTTTCCATCAGGCGACGGATGTCGTCGTTATGATTGGCCAGTTCGATTAACACGGAAGACCATTCCTTCTTTTGCTTTGACCGTGCCGCCGGGGGCCAAGATGCCTTCCGGCTTGTCGCCGTGGCCGCGCGTGAAAGTGACGGAATAGGTGATTTCCGGGTGCTGCGCGTAGTCGGGATAGGCCAGCGTCACGACTTCCGCGTAGGTTAGAATTTCCTTCTTCGGCACCTCATGGGGCGTGCCGTCCACGATGATCGTGATGGTCTTGTCCTTGTCTTCCTGCTTGCTCATGCGAGCCTCCATTAAGAGTTGCTTTGGGCGTGCCGTTAGGCGGCCATCTTCACTTGGCGCGCGTTGATCCACTCCCAGGCTTTTTGCGGAAGCCAGCCTTGGTATTCGCGCGTCACGCCGATCACGAGGACGAAGTCGCCGGTATCGACGTGCGGGGCCAGGCGCGC
This window encodes:
- a CDS encoding putative helicase encodes the protein MTTLRDLLISYRERASSEREKGDYFERLVRIWLQHAPTQQGQFLRVLSYADWAAENRISQQDTGIDLVAQLADSPDDWCAVQCKFYAGGYRIQKADIDSFFTASGKRPFTRRLIVDSTGAPWSEHAAEALVGQTIPCNRIGLADFEESGIDWDAFAKSGEVHVTKKAPKPHQLDALREVQKGLSDADRGKLIMACGTGKTYTALQIAQAMAGRGGRVLFLVPSLSLMSQSIREWSVDTAINLRSFAVCSDVQVGVRRAKQDDLADISATDLEIPATTLANVLAAKASKPDPERMTVVFSTYHSIQAVADAQAKFGLPAFDLIICDEAHRTTGATLAGEEESNFVKVHDADFIKGKKRLYMTATPRIFGEAVQQVADEKGAMLASMDDESLYGQELFTRNFSWAVQNGLLTDYKVIVLAVDEASPDVQRLLRDGGNELKLDDATRIVGCYKALTKTDLKPDTDADPAPMKRALAFCKTIKASQLFEEQFARVSEEWRDGLESDRAAALPPLTPQVRHVDGSFSANMRNERLAWLKDEAGAEHCRILTNARCLSEGVDVPALDAILFLHPRKSQIDVVQSVGRVMRRAEGKKMGYVILPIGVPAGMAPEQALNDNERYKVVWQILNALRAHDDRLDATINKIDLGVDPGDRIEIIAVSNDFPVRAKAAKANLDIGGGVAVDGDDFATSTPRVPNGPAQLAFDFPEYAKAIMAKIVKKCGTRTYWENWAGDVARIAEIHITRIKAAVERAGSEEKAAFDTFLEEIRDDLNDSITTDEAIEMLAQHLITKPVFDALFEGYAFAANNPVSRALDQVLSVLERQNLDKETESLEKFYNSVRIRAAGIASATAKQKIVVELYDTFFKTAFPRLAQRLGIVYTPVEVVDFIIKSVDEVLREEFGQSLSSEGVHIIDPFVGTGTFITRLLQLGLIQPEDLPRKFSSEIHANEIVLLAYYIAAINIEATYHEMTGEYAPFPGICLTDTFQLYEKEDLISGMMADNSSRRKRQKTLPIKVILGNPPYSIGQTSEDDNAANVSYPHLDERIASTYASASSAKLTRGLYDSYVRAIRWGSDRIQETGGVLAFVTNAGWIDANSADGMRKCVADEFTRVDVFHLRGNQRTQGEQSRREGGKIFGQGSRAPVAVTLLTKNGKSSGPARIRLHDIGDNLSREEKLDRVTKFGSVGGITKKGAWLPIAPDEHGDWIGQRDKSFDLLFPVGDKDKKSDAPLFANFSLGVVTNRDAWCVNASRSELLRNVGGLISTFEQERHRFASLGKAFASAAARDDFVDDFVVVDSKRISWTHNLKGDLATNKQLTLAPEKASTCMYRPFNRAWLYYDRRLNERVYQMPRIFPTGAHENLVIGLTGGTNRGEFTTLMTSALPSLHMADSNGAQYLPRYVYVDVEARDGLFAADGGGQERRDAITDAGLKHFARAYPSETITKDDLFYFVYGILHSPEYRARYADNLRRQLPRMPILKRAEDFWAFVEAGRKLGDLHVNYETVEPYPVAIGEGDLRLANIDDPVSYFRVEKMKFAGKRPKLDKTTVIYNPRITITNIPLAAYEYVVNGKPALEWVMERQCVSTDPASGIVNDANAYANETVGDPRYPFDLFCRIITVSLETMKIVKALPALDIRENAEATPA
- a CDS encoding dinucleotide-utilizing enzymes (COG0476) yields the protein MLIELANHNDDIRRLMEKGYALRLDSAHLVVRDIPYLDSQKTLQIGALVTKLEFIDKVRVKQQDHQVFFAGSPPYGLNGQPIPNLAGGPTSLTLAHADVVVQRTFSNKPSNGFADFFDKIEHYVGMISGPAIELHCANPLTFRVDNEAVKDSVFKFHDTLTSRAEIGDLAARFKDEVIAIIGLGGTGAYVLDFFAKTPVKQIRGFDGDAYHVHNAYRSPGRLDEGELSQGKADVYASRYANFREGLVLTRKYIDRSCAGDFEGVTFAFVCVDKGSARAELFELLLGLGIPFIDVGMGLTRNADALTGMMRATYYSTADGRRVQQMGLAEMSDDPNDVYRQNIQIAELNALNAALAVIRYKQIRRFYANDNGAHHMLFELGGLKLFTEAFE